CACCTTGAATATGTCCAGTTGCATAATCTGTTGCACTTCTAATATCAAGTATAGCTACGGTAGGATCATTTAATAATGCATTAACATCTGTAGCTGTAATCATTGCAGGTGCAGATGTATTGATAAAATCACCATTTGCTTCTAAATATTGTACAAGTACATCACTCTCATTAATGGTAACTGGTGGGGTAACTGGATCTTCATCTTTACTACATCCAACATTAAAAAACATTATTGATGCTGCAATTAATAAATACAGCAGATTAAAAAGTTTTCTGTCTTTCATTTTCTAGATCTCCTTAAGTTTTGTTTAAGTGTATTGTTTATTATTTCCTAATTTGCTTGCCAGCTTGCCGGCAGCTTTCCATCAACTACAATTCCTGTGTTTGCTGGTTTTTCCCAGGGCAAACAATCAGAATCAAACAAGTAAAGTTCTTTGTTTGTAAAAGTTCCATCAGGATTCTTTTTAATGTGGCAACCTTCAGCACAGTTTGTGTATGCTACCCAATTTCCATTAGTATCTTTATAACCTGTACGAGTAGTTATTTTGATAATATTGTGTGGTGTCGTGTATTTGTAAGTAGGTCTTACATCAAAGTTCACAAGATTTGGAATACCATAATCCTGCCAGCTATCCGGCGCCATTAATGATTGTCTTAGCAACGCAAAATTAAATTGTGATTTTGTATCCTTAATAGGATTCATACCTATCTTATATCCTTGATAAGAATGAATTCTTGCACCCTCTTCGCTACCAATATGGCAGCTTCCGCAATTGTTATAATCCTGTGAGTGGCAAGTATTACAACTAAATGTAGAAATATGTTTTGTATGGAAAGGATTTGAATTATTAATATTTGTATGACAGTTTGTACATTTCGGTAATTCAGGGTATTTATATCGTTGATCATATAAATTTCCATCACCATGAATTTCGTGTTTATTGTGACAATTCATACAAGTATATCCTGCACCTGTTAGATGAACATCGGGAACAGTTCCTGCCCCTACACCAAAATAAGCGTGTCCACCGCGGCTTACGTGACAAGTTGTACAATGATCAACCATATTTGGGGATTTAAAGAAACTATGTGATTTATATAATCCACCGCCGCCTGCTATCGGACGATTAACATGGCAATCACCACAAGTTGCATGGCATTTACCGCAATTAACATTATATCCATCTTTCATAGCCTGGCTAAGCGCATCAAACCCGTTTGGCACATTGCCTACACCAGCGCGTAAGCAAACCATACTTTTTTGTCCCCAACCTTGATGAATATTATTTACAGATTTACTTGCGATATCAGCATGACAACTTCCGCATTTATTAATAGCATCACTGGTCGGTTTTTTCATAAAATCACCGGAGTGTGCAACTGTTTTATCTGCAGTTTTATCAACTCCGTTATGGCATGCTGTACAAGGAATTTTTCCGTGAACATCACTTTTAAAATCCTCATATCCGGTTCCACCCATAAAAACCCTATCATAAGGTTCAATAACAGGTGTTTCTCCACCGCATCCACCGCCACCGGAATGTGGAGGATCGGGTGTATAAACTTCCTTTAAGTGAGCATAATTTGTATGGCATCCTTCGCAAGATGCAACGCTTTTGTTTGTTGGATCAGTCGGCTGAGATTCATCTTTATCATCAGAACAGCCAATGAAAAGTGAAAAAAGTGGAATAATTAAAAGTAAAAGAAGCTTTTTCATCTCATTTTCCTTGTTTACATTAAATTTAATAGTGCTTTGGGTCGTTCAACCTTTGTGCCACTAATTTTTGTGTATAACAAGCATTTTCTTTAACAAATATGGAACATATTGTTCATTGTTCTTATCAATAGTAAGAAAACGATTTTAATTATGAAGAAATAATTAGGGATCAGTTTGTTTCAAATGAAACACATTGAAACAAACTGTTAGGTGACTTTAATTTTTTTTTAATAATAATTATTGAGGGGATATCACAAAATCTTTTTTATTATAACCTTGGTCTTTTAAAATTTGAAATATTTTATCCATCGTTTCATTTTCTAATTTTGGGGTTCTGCTAAGAACCCAGCCATACTTTCTATTTGGAGTTCCAACAATTGCCCATTGATAGTTTTCATCGAGTCCAATTATCCAATAGTCTCCCCAAAATGGTCTCCAGCCAAGAAAACTGACAAAGCTGACTTCAAGTTTTGCATTTGTTTTTTTATCAACAATCCGAACAACTCCTTTAGCCTCATCTATTTCGCCGTCTTCATCAATACAAGAGTTTTTAACAGAAATTTCCCCATCTTCATTTAACGCATATTTTGCAGTTGTACCTTTAATGCATTGATCCTGAAAACTGTTCGGAATTTTTGCAATCTCATACCACAAACCAACATATTTTTTAAGATCAACATACTTTACAGTATTAGGCGGCTTTTGCTGTGAGAACATCATTGTTGCATATAAAAAAATTAATATTATTTGTTTCATTTATTTAAACCTTTATAAATATTTTCTTTGCATATAAAATCCACATCAGTCCGAGCCAAACTAAAATGTACATTACAGCCCATGCTAAAGATGCATTTATTGGCTGCATCCACGATAGAAAAAATGTTTGAAATAAATAATCTTTTATTGTAATTACTGTTCCTTCAGCATTTTCCCATTTAACCATATACATTATTCTTCCAACAATTCCGGAAAGAAAGAAAACTGTAATTGCATTCATTCCATAAACTTGAAATGGTTTTATCCACCAGGTAATTTTTTTTACATCGATAAACCAATAACAAAATGCTAGAAAATTTAATGCTAATCCTGCAGTGTAAAGTACATAAGAACTTGTCCAGAGGTTTTTGTTGATTGGAAACCAGCCATCCCAAATCCAGCCGGCAACCATTAAAATTGAACCCCAAACAAAAAGCCAAACAGTTTTTGTCGTTTGATCTTTATCACTTCTTAACCAATTTCCTGTAAAGATTCCAAGCATAGCAGAACCGATTGCCGGAAGAGTTGATAAAATTCCTTCCGGATCCCAAAACTTACTGCCTGACCAAATATGACTTCCAAGAATTAATTGATCTAACCATGCTGAGAGGTTTGTAGTCGGTTCAAAATTAGCGTGGCCAATGCCGGGAACAGGAATAAAACTCATCAACATTGCATACACAACTAAGATAGTTCCTGTAAACCAGTATTGGAATTTTGTATTTGTGGCAAGAAAAAGAATTGATGAAATCATATAAACAATTGCAATTCTTTGCAACACACCGGGAATACGAAGTGTACCAAAAGAAAATTGATGTCCGAATAACAATCCGAATGGAAAGCTTGATAAAATTAATCCTAAACCAAAAAGTATAAATGTCCTTCTAAAAATATTTAGATAAAGACTTTTCATATCCCCACCCTGAGCTTTTCTTTTGCTTAGAGAATATGATATAGCAACACCGACTATAAAAAGAAAAAATGGAAAGATTAAATCTGTTGGAGTGCATCCATTCCATTTTGCATGCTCAAGTGGTGGATAAATTGCGCTCCATGTTCCGGGATTATTAACAAGTATCATTCCCATTATTGTTATGCCCCTGAATACATCAAGCGAAAGTAATCGTTCGGAAGATTTCATAATATTTCCATTAGAAGTTTAAATTTGTTAAACAAAAATAAGTAAAGTTTGGTGAATAAAGAGAAAAGCTTTGCTATTTTTGTAGTGTCATTCAAAACTTATTGCTAATTTTTTTTAGTTCAGTTAAAATACTGAAACAAATTCAGGATGACTTTTCATTCGAAAGGATTGTTTATGAAATTAATTATCTTATTTATTATGCTTACAACTATAATCACTGCTCAAACCAATTTTAATGATGTAAATCTACTTGTCCAATCGGGTGAATTTAAGAAAGCATCTAAATTGATTGATGAAAAATTAAAATCAAATCAAATTAGCTCTGAAGAAATTTTTGAACTTCAGTTTGAGAAAGAAAGATTGGATAGAATCAGTAAAGATTTTAATAAGACTGCTGAAGATGTTTTAAAAATTGTAAATAAATACTATCCGGATGCTCAGGAAAATGATTTAGAGAAATGGGAAAAAGATGGTTCGCTTGAGTTTAAAATTATTGATGGTAAGAAATGGTATTTCTCTCGCGCTGCATCAAATCTCTTTAGAATAAACAAAGAAGCAAAAAATCAAAAAGAACTAGTTGATGGATTTCAGAAAGATCCGCTTGATGCTTTTCTGGAAGACTACATTCCGAAAGTTTTGGATGAATCAGCAAACGGACAAGAAAGTTTAGTTAAACCTGTAACATTTAATTTAAACTACACAGTTACAGTTGATGCAAATGCAGTCCCCGATGGTGAAATTATTAAATGCTGGCTTCCCTTCCCTCGTGAAGGTCATCAAAGACAAGTTGATATAAAATTGTTAGCAGTTAATAATGATGAATATGTTATTGCAAGTAATGACAATCCTCAGAGAACTTTGTTTATGCAAAGACCAGCAATAAAAGATCAACCAACAATTTTTAATATAGTGCTTGAAGTAACAAACTACAATGAAGTAAATTCAATTTTGCCCGAACTAATTAAACCCTATAATAAAGAATCCGGACTCTATAAAAATCATACTAGAGAAAATGCCCCGCACATAATCTTTACTGATAAGATCAAAGATCTTTCAAAAGAAATTGTTGGTGATGAAAAAAATCCTTACTTGATTTCAAAAAAAATATTTACGTGGATTTCTAATAACATTCCCTGGGCAGGTGCAAGAGAATATTCTACGATAGAAAATATTTCTGATTATTGTTTAACAAACAAACATGGTGATTGCGGAATTAAAACTTTACTATTTATGACTTTATGCAGATATAATGGCATTCCTGCAAAATGGCAAAGCGGGTGGATGCTACATCCCGGAGAAGTAAATCTGCATGATTGGTGCGAGGTTTATTTTGAGGGATATGGCTGGGTTCCTGCAGATCAATCATTTGGATTAGTTGAATCAGAACAAGAGGATGAAAAATATTTCTTTCTTGGAAGCATTGATGCATATCATTTAATTGTAAATGATGATTACTCTAAACCGTTGTTCCCAGCAAAAGTATTTCCAAGAAGTGAAACAGTTGATTTTCAGCGCGGTGAATTGGAGTGGCGTGGTGGTAATCTTTATTTTGATAAATGGGATTATCATATGGAAGTCAAATATATTGAGTCGAAGTGATTTTCTGAATACAAACTCATATGGTAATTCTAAAAACTTACAATTTTTTCTGTCAGTATTGAAACATGTATATCAAAAAGATACTGCGGAAGTTATTAATTTTATTTTTCGATTATCAATAATTAACATTAGTGTAAGGCTGTTTTAAAAAGATATTGTAAGTTTAAATAGCTAATATTCAAACAAAACTTCAATATTCTTTTAGGTGAAAAACTGATTTCCCCTATTGCTAATAATTTCTCTATCCTTTTCTTTCCCTTTATCAAAAAGGGTATGTTTTTTGAGCCAAAAACCCCAATTCTACTTTCAATAATTAAAATCACATACAGAGGAGAAACAAGATGAGAAGAAAATTTACTTCTGCACAATTAATAATTTTATTATTAATTTCTTTGTTCTGCATTGATGTCCAATCTCAATCTTTACCGGATAGTATAGAATACAACACCGCAGATATTGATGTAGGTGAAACTTTTTATACAGGTTACTTTACAAGTTTTAGTCACTGGGCAATAAATTCTTTTATTGAAGATGTTGATGGGATCTTGCATGTGGCTTATGTAGATAACTATGAATTGTATTATTTCAAATCCACAGACGATGGACAAACGTGGCAGAAAGAACAAATTATAACCGGACACGAGGGGGATATTCGTAATGCAAGTTTAGCCTTAGATCTTAATGGAAAAGTATTCATCGGCTTAACTGCCCATTCTTTATATAACTATTCAAATCCTACAGGTATAAATTTTGGTCAAGAATTTTATTATGACCTCTATTGTATAAATAATAAAACCGGTTCCTGGGCGGTAGAACAAGTAGAATTACACAGTTCAGGCAACTATGGACCTATTATAGAAAACATTTATGTTGATTCGAATAACGATGTCCATCTTTTTGCAAACAGATACGGTTGGAATCTTCAAGGTGGAGAAGCTTGGGAATGGGTTCGGTATTCTTCCAGTGATACATGGAGCCCACGCTCTACAATTGTAGAATTTACAGATGCCGGAATCGATAGAGGTATTTATGATAAATATATAATTCTTGCTGATAGTTCCGGAAAACTTTGCTTGATAGCAGCTCGAAATAAATCAGATGGTCCAAAGCTTTTTTATCTTTTGAATAATGGATCAGGATGGGGATCCCCTGTTCAATTGTCAGACAATATTGCAGTTGCCTGGAACAGATATGATGCTGTTTTAGATCCCGATTATAATTCCTACGTTGTTTATTTCTATAATAATTCGTCAAACTTGCCAGAATTAAGAGTATCAAAAAATTTGGGAACACCGCAAAATGCAAATATAAATCTCCCAGCAACAGATACATTAAATTACTTCACCCTGCATTGTACTAGTCAGAAAATATTGACAATGTATTTATGGACTAAAAATATAATTACAAAGTTACATGTTACCTTTAGCTATGATGGTTTAAATTGGACAGACCCTATCGAGATTCCAGATAATTTGAAAAATTATTTTGGCGGGCTTATGGTAAGAACAGATACAAGACAGGATTATTTTATTAGTCGAACCAAACAGATAGTTGCTGTGGCTGGTAATAGAGCCTCTCAACCTTATGGCCCTGATACTCTATTTTATGGAGATATAAAACTGGAGCCATTAACATCTGTTAATACTTTATTATATTTGCCAAATAACTATAGTTTACATCAAAACTACCCCAATCCATTTAATCCAGCAACAATAATTTCATTCAGTTTACCTGAACTCTCTTATGTTGAGTTGAAGGTATATAATATTCTCGGAATAGAAGTAACAACAGTTGTAAATAGAGAATTGTCCCAGGGTAATTACAATTATAATTTCGATGGAAGCAGTCTTTCAAGTGGAGTGTATTTCTATACTCTAAAAACGAATAATTTTAATCAAACTAAAAAAATGATTCTTTTAAGATAATCCAAAATAATTTTGTACTTAAGGCATCCTTTTAAGGATGCCTTTTTTATATTTGGGAAAATGTTTTCATTCATCTTTAGTCAGGATTATCAATGAAACTATTGCTCATCTTTTTTGTAGTAATTTTTTTATCAGTTCACAACTATTCACAAGAAATTAATAAAATGGAAAAAGTAAATTCAATTATTCAAACTGTAAAAGAAAAATATGCACCTGATAAGCGAACTGCAGTTTTCAATTTAGAGGCAACTGAGTCTGAAAATAAAATTATTATTAAAGGCGAAACAAATATTGATCAAGCGGAGTTTGAATTTATAAAGCTGATGGATGACGCCGATATTAAATTTGAAAAACAAATTGAGTTATTACCATCGGAAAAGCTAGGTGAAAAGAAATTTGGCGTAATCAATCTTTCTGTGGCAAATATCCGTTCTAAACCTGATCACCCTGCCGAACTGGCAACACAATGTATTTTAGGAACTCCAATTAAGATTCTAAAGAAAGGTGAAGATGGATATTACCTAGTACAAACTCCTGATAATTACATAGCGTGGCTGGATGATGATGGATTCACGTTTATGACTCAAGATCAATTGAGTGAATGGAAATCATCACCAAAGATTATATACACAAAGGAATATGGTTTTTCGTTTTCAGATGCTGATATGAATTCCCAAACTGTTTCTGATCTTGTTGCAGGTAACTTATTAAAGATTATGGGTGAAGAATCTAATTTCTACTTCGTTAGTTATCCGGATGGCAGAGTTGCTTACATAAAAAAAGATGAAGCAAAATTATTTAATAATTGGTATAGTTCACTTAATCCAACTGGAGAAACAATTTTAAAAACTGCGTATCGATTTATGGGTATTCCATATTTATGGGGCGGTACATCTACAAAGGGAATGGATTGCAGCGGTT
The window above is part of the Ignavibacteriales bacterium genome. Proteins encoded here:
- a CDS encoding T9SS type A sorting domain-containing protein; the encoded protein is MRRKFTSAQLIILLLISLFCIDVQSQSLPDSIEYNTADIDVGETFYTGYFTSFSHWAINSFIEDVDGILHVAYVDNYELYYFKSTDDGQTWQKEQIITGHEGDIRNASLALDLNGKVFIGLTAHSLYNYSNPTGINFGQEFYYDLYCINNKTGSWAVEQVELHSSGNYGPIIENIYVDSNNDVHLFANRYGWNLQGGEAWEWVRYSSSDTWSPRSTIVEFTDAGIDRGIYDKYIILADSSGKLCLIAARNKSDGPKLFYLLNNGSGWGSPVQLSDNIAVAWNRYDAVLDPDYNSYVVYFYNNSSNLPELRVSKNLGTPQNANINLPATDTLNYFTLHCTSQKILTMYLWTKNIITKLHVTFSYDGLNWTDPIEIPDNLKNYFGGLMVRTDTRQDYFISRTKQIVAVAGNRASQPYGPDTLFYGDIKLEPLTSVNTLLYLPNNYSLHQNYPNPFNPATIISFSLPELSYVELKVYNILGIEVTTVVNRELSQGNYNYNFDGSSLSSGVYFYTLKTNNFNQTKKMILLR
- a CDS encoding C40 family peptidase — its product is MKLLLIFFVVIFLSVHNYSQEINKMEKVNSIIQTVKEKYAPDKRTAVFNLEATESENKIIIKGETNIDQAEFEFIKLMDDADIKFEKQIELLPSEKLGEKKFGVINLSVANIRSKPDHPAELATQCILGTPIKILKKGEDGYYLVQTPDNYIAWLDDDGFTFMTQDQLSEWKSSPKIIYTKEYGFSFSDADMNSQTVSDLVAGNLLKIMGEESNFYFVSYPDGRVAYIKKDEAKLFNNWYSSLNPTGETILKTAYRFMGIPYLWGGTSTKGMDCSGFTKTVYFLNGIILQRDASQQVNTGELINTENGWKNLQAGDLLFFGRKADENRKERITHVAIYIGDGDFIHAAGRVKINSFNPEKPYYSDYRKSGFIRAKRILTSVGKNGIERILENNFYKCLQIR
- a CDS encoding transglutaminase domain-containing protein; this encodes MLTTIITAQTNFNDVNLLVQSGEFKKASKLIDEKLKSNQISSEEIFELQFEKERLDRISKDFNKTAEDVLKIVNKYYPDAQENDLEKWEKDGSLEFKIIDGKKWYFSRAASNLFRINKEAKNQKELVDGFQKDPLDAFLEDYIPKVLDESANGQESLVKPVTFNLNYTVTVDANAVPDGEIIKCWLPFPREGHQRQVDIKLLAVNNDEYVIASNDNPQRTLFMQRPAIKDQPTIFNIVLEVTNYNEVNSILPELIKPYNKESGLYKNHTRENAPHIIFTDKIKDLSKEIVGDEKNPYLISKKIFTWISNNIPWAGAREYSTIENISDYCLTNKHGDCGIKTLLFMTLCRYNGIPAKWQSGWMLHPGEVNLHDWCEVYFEGYGWVPADQSFGLVESEQEDEKYFFLGSIDAYHLIVNDDYSKPLFPAKVFPRSETVDFQRGELEWRGGNLYFDKWDYHMEVKYIESK
- a CDS encoding lipocalin family protein — translated: MKQIILIFLYATMMFSQQKPPNTVKYVDLKKYVGLWYEIAKIPNSFQDQCIKGTTAKYALNEDGEISVKNSCIDEDGEIDEAKGVVRIVDKKTNAKLEVSFVSFLGWRPFWGDYWIIGLDENYQWAIVGTPNRKYGWVLSRTPKLENETMDKIFQILKDQGYNKKDFVISPQ
- a CDS encoding DUF5009 domain-containing protein; this encodes MKSSERLLSLDVFRGITIMGMILVNNPGTWSAIYPPLEHAKWNGCTPTDLIFPFFLFIVGVAISYSLSKRKAQGGDMKSLYLNIFRRTFILFGLGLILSSFPFGLLFGHQFSFGTLRIPGVLQRIAIVYMISSILFLATNTKFQYWFTGTILVVYAMLMSFIPVPGIGHANFEPTTNLSAWLDQLILGSHIWSGSKFWDPEGILSTLPAIGSAMLGIFTGNWLRSDKDQTTKTVWLFVWGSILMVAGWIWDGWFPINKNLWTSSYVLYTAGLALNFLAFCYWFIDVKKITWWIKPFQVYGMNAITVFFLSGIVGRIMYMVKWENAEGTVITIKDYLFQTFFLSWMQPINASLAWAVMYILVWLGLMWILYAKKIFIKV